A single Phalacrocorax aristotelis chromosome 30, bGulAri2.1, whole genome shotgun sequence DNA region contains:
- the EXOC3L2 gene encoding exocyst complex component 3-like protein 2 — translation MPLLKKTPKEEEEDGDPFAASPESRYRRRATLERLVGLAPFGRARRPPPKDGDGDGGRARRRSEDFGLLRRLPGWRKASVEALAERPVPKRSSLLRLALGTRGRRGSAGEHPPMVESDGVSDGDQDGGGQWQEGRRKAREPLSVLEILELIQRRELVAADEQIIALEAECVASSPSPVPAAERQARDVALLYEALLAQLWAVVGEAVPARRPYPALRSVIRVLEQEEAADRQYPPGTPGRPRALRRRWQEAVGRAASERLAQVAPATGLGARLVALAAQLVDDLGAVRCHVAPAYPPEYGAFGVYARGYHRALAQQLGALAQRTLTVPDLYLLLDWNSNSYAREVLGHPEVGALLQAQALGPLLPPETQRSLESSCIAAVKAKVEVAVAQELQLSEDTWAEEVSSQDLQEGLATRITGLLQEHVDQAPQITPEFGMEMAHSLLGVLVAFLHSFQRKVERFLESPSEATPPDSATGRAIALVNCGPPFRTFAEHLAQFGHPESEEPRRQAHAALDKVTRLCNHVLTQRLFEDLKPYFNKLMKRKWLTSSDAFDTIVMLITSFTQKLRPLRPEPYQVLVSEVHRRVLIEYVRPLLQVRLVCTSAKMRARVAARLGDEARQLRELFSRLDSASPWLDSVVPRLRELLVLEDTAALQMEVGVLVRDFPDVRQKHVAAVLDVRGLRSQAARQEILGVVQDLEQSEAEPGLPRQRAFFSELAVAREVRCLPFHLPRLAHLSRLCLCCPHPQRPGQARV, via the exons ATGCCACTGCTGAAGAAAACAcccaaggaggaggaggaggatggagacCCCTTCGCTGCCAGTCCTGAGAGCCGCTACCGCCGCCGGGCCACCCTGGAGCGCCTGGTGGGTCTGGCACCCTTcggccgcgcccgccgccccccgcccaaagacggggatggggatggtggCCGGGCACGGCGGCGGTCAGAGGATTTCGGGCTGTTACGGCGGCTGCCAGGGTGGCGCAAGGCCAGCGTGGAGGCGCTGGCGGAGAGGCCAGTCCCCAAGCGCAGCTCGCTGCTGCGGCTGGCCTTGGGGACACGGGGACGGCGGGGGTCCGCAGGCGAGCACCCGCCGATGGTAGAGAGCGACGGGGTGTCCGATGGGGACCAGGACGGAGGGGGACAGTGGCAGGAGGGGCGCAGAAAGGCCAGGGAGCCACTCTCAG TGCTGGAGATCCTGGAGCTGATCCAGCGGCGGGAGCTGGTGGCAGCTGACGAGCAGATCATTGCGCTGGAGGCGGAGTGCGTGGCCTCGTCCCCGTCCCCCGTCCCCGCAGCGGAGCGGCAGGCTCGGGACGTGGCGCTGCTCTACGAGGCGCTCCTGGCGCAGCTTTGGGCGGTGGTGGGTGAAGCGGTGCCTGCCAGGCGCCCCTACCCAGCCTTGCGCTCGGTGATCCgcgtgctggagcaggaggaggcgGCCGATCGCCAGTACCCACCGGGCACCCCAGGGCGCCCACGCGCCCTCCGGCGCCgctggcaggaggcagtggGACGGGCGGCGAGCGAGAGGTTGGCGCAGGTGGCACCCGCCACTGGCTTGGGTGCCCGGTTGGTAGCGTTGGCGGCTCAGTTGGTGGACGACCTGGGGGCCGTGCGGTGCCACGTGGCACCTGCTTATCCCCCCGAGTATGGCGCCTTCGGGGTCTATGCCCGCGGGTACCACCGGGCGCTGGCGCAGCAGCTGGGTGCGCTGGCGCAGAGAACCCTCACCGTGCCCGACCTCTACCTGCTGCTCGACTGGAACAGCAACAGCTACGCCAG ggaggtgctggggcacCCTGAGGTGGGggccctgctgcaggcacaggCGCTGgggcccctcctgccccccgagACCCAGCGCAGCCTTGAGAGCTCCTGCATTGCTGCTGTCAAG GCGAAGGTGGAGGTGGCGGTggcacaggagctgcagctcagcGAGGACACGTGGGCAGAGGAGGTTTCCAGCCAGGACCTGCAGGAGGGACTGGCCACCCGCATCACTGGG ctgctgcaggagcatgTGGACCAAGCCCCCCAGATCACCCCCGAGTTTGGCATGGAGATGGCACACAGTCTCCTGGGCGTGCTGGTGGCCTTCCTGCACAG TTTTCAGCGGAAGGTGGAGCGGTTCCTGGAGTCCCCCAGCGAAGCCACCCCACCTGACAGTGCCACCGGCCGGGCCATTGCGCTTGTCAACTGCGGCCCCCCCTTCAG GACCTTTGCTGAGCACCTGGCGCAGTTTGGGCACCCAGAGAGCGAGGAGCCCCGGCGCCAGGCCCACGCCGCCCTGGACAAGGTGACCCGCCTCTGCAACCACGTCCTCACCCAGCGCCTCTTCGAGGACCTCAAG ccctacTTCAACAAGCTGATGAAGCGCAAGTGGCTGACGAGCTCCGACGCCTTCGACACCATCGTGATGCTCATCACCAGCTTCACGCAGAAGCTGCGCCCGCTGCGCCCTGAGCCCTACCAG GTGCTGGTGAGTGAGGTGCACCGGCGGGTGCTCATCGAGTACGTGCGGCCGCTGCTGCAGGTGCGCTTGGTCTGCACCTCTGCCAAGATGCGTGCCCGGGTGGCTGCTCGCCTCGGGGATGAAGCCCGCCAGCTCCGCGAGCTCTTCAGCCGCTTG GATTCGGCCTCGCCCTGGCTGGATTCGGTGGTGCCGCGGTTGagggagctgctggtgctggaggaCACGGCGGCACTGCAGATGGAGGTGGGCGTCCTGGTGAGGGACTTCCCTGACGTCCG GCAGAAGCACGTGGCAGCGGTGCTGGATGTGCGAGGGCTGCGGAGTCAGGCAGCACGGCAGGAGATTCTGGGGGTGGTGCAGGACCTGGAGCAGAGCGAGGCCGAGCCAGGGCTGCCGCGCCAACGCGCCTTCTTCTCCGAGCTGGCCGTGGCCCGTGAGGTGCGATGCCTGCCCTTCCACCTGCCGCGCCTGGCGCACCTCTCCCgcctctgcctgtgctgcccgCACCCCCAGCGCCCTGGTCAGGCGCGGGTCTGA